Proteins encoded in a region of the Stieleria neptunia genome:
- a CDS encoding carboxypeptidase-like regulatory domain-containing protein has translation MQPNQQPSWQAAAKKRSRAKLARDLRRAAIVIGLIALAAVLVFLLFPPFFAPQTHLVLLGSHGNDAFNTPPIAFVAEDLEAIASIEEAKVRDQSDVLRSAQTAKHLSNRLAEAGISSRDNLIVYINAHGVTDNASAYLLCDNFDLRQPDLGRVSVDTLIDQVRQSPAATKLILINAGSIDYDPGLGIMGNEFPRRLEQAVHQSKDPSLWVYCSHSSLQYSHVSRAARRSVFGMFVGEGLKGAADLDHDQAIRLSELVAFTSANVSKWVAQSTDRGAQQVPQLIWGGGKTRQSDPKLLTLFEQDPGKELTAASLILPPDELNGGGGSSARSGRVRGLLRRQQVTLASNRIAGGDAQSTEGADATGGDNAKAGGDDGSDGQPADGGDGSVSATDGSADPAAGDSAGGAENADKPGAAGDAKSNPSDADETVKAKQLLTKAWRLRDAASLAWSAADPSLSPVENQPHLWRELQAELLAFEQQLHGGKGYDPAKIETTLADSFPTKAAADPAAAPKAAAAKAAPPLASLFGRASRDTVSLLAVLEPDQTHSLALAQSAALLRGQPLDIDVTGLQAALDQNTRDAFDEWLKTGLRPEFSGTVEMTFIKRLADAPDLDWDLVRIAALTCLAGERVAALDLLSPGWMRVDVERADQFRFFAEQLVFDQVGLQWQQRCRTLFEDAGTIYAAAELAFVDVRRAERALEVLLAKLPSFMHWQRLSRFVPEQRSVIYDDLSTLLELSNELSRLLDQPGRSNVATMSKVREQLESVQSRIEAACGDVSAERLLAQTPTPGDSYQADLLLQTPLLSSGLRNDLLAAMDQRDRQLASNYDLANVTMDDVSAMPLGDASRVPSAEDWRFLFEQAQLESQYVGLSHVEGVKADEFAAITAAREVDAAFEALERVYRAMAVDEATDVSELWDRQLKFGAALQSFFRSAADVDSAMSPCATSPAASRMAIRLLRMLDPRDAWQLDNVDVNSLSLTTKLRSTIRWQAERLEQMSTYRDGNRSATFAGWADHYRTQSERLCRVSAPTTHPTRIKITAPTTVDLQYGDWQQVVLGLENPSDREVSVTVSLEYERQLVDVINVVSAESNGSTANGESIRPEFFDTPSQFGTWRSKPITIAATGSVTLPMKIVRRDEASETTKLVVDVYEPSQLTRAESKPPVLLTRRTLDVMLPVAEVYVRRGAASFVSDVGGVELLPHPNRLEKFRFGVVNHASRTKQISMRCYALGQPLIGPLPSDPSKLLVGALPLASFDVSVPGDGRPTFPSPGEAEPADDQEADGKDAPPKQDEAAKEEEAKPIESTDMPHGMLVELSDRDSGQSTFRHVRFAIQRPRRFVSPRVGFDTKKQQITVEVSAVDPTRLPEGAPVRVECRLADDRSGRTRGKLQGMISRASPTTNLFIATTTPPPNVARVYIDVDGYPRSFIFDVPCGKHLTNVPEVTDSVDLRMTTSSKGGILGATKSIPVAVQIDAPVGSFENGQDHLNLGIDLDGSGVPHPEDSVRLATDRGVMIGFVKSTPDGTVELTNVVSDHLIDLPSERLENLLIDVAASLTINDNLQSFRKIELLIDTAPPVVGPVTRTDGLSFAAVNSQVDLEVWAWDEGSDVTKVQAAFDVDGSGEFPAAGNIFTASRTSDRQWILTVDAGADAGKQSLLVRGVDRVGNESDPVTVEMEVVSPTESSKRVKQQTVTLLGTVQFRENNVADAEVVLTAVPEDPAVAPDAVAPDAAPASPSGVSVRSTESGAYVIAGVSPGSYRLAARAVIRNRVHRIEQDVEVTVGPERTMRVDVTLP, from the coding sequence ATGCAACCGAATCAGCAACCGTCGTGGCAGGCAGCGGCAAAGAAGCGGAGTCGCGCGAAACTTGCGCGAGACCTGCGGCGTGCGGCGATCGTGATCGGACTAATCGCTTTGGCGGCCGTGTTGGTGTTCCTGTTGTTTCCACCGTTCTTTGCTCCTCAAACCCATCTGGTGTTGCTGGGATCACACGGCAACGACGCGTTCAACACGCCGCCGATCGCGTTTGTGGCGGAGGATCTGGAGGCGATCGCGTCGATCGAAGAAGCGAAGGTGCGCGATCAGAGCGACGTGTTGCGTTCGGCACAAACGGCCAAGCATTTGTCGAACCGGTTGGCGGAAGCGGGGATCTCGTCACGCGACAACCTGATCGTCTACATCAATGCGCATGGGGTCACCGACAACGCGTCCGCCTACTTGCTGTGTGATAACTTTGACTTGCGGCAGCCGGATTTGGGGCGAGTGTCGGTGGATACGCTGATCGACCAGGTTCGCCAATCGCCCGCCGCCACAAAATTAATTCTGATCAACGCGGGAAGCATCGACTATGACCCCGGATTGGGCATCATGGGCAACGAATTCCCACGACGGTTGGAACAGGCGGTGCATCAATCCAAGGACCCTTCCCTGTGGGTCTACTGTTCACATTCCTCCCTGCAGTACTCGCATGTTTCACGCGCCGCCCGGCGGAGTGTTTTTGGGATGTTTGTCGGCGAAGGGCTGAAGGGTGCCGCGGACTTGGATCACGATCAAGCGATCCGATTGAGTGAATTGGTCGCGTTCACGTCGGCCAACGTGTCCAAGTGGGTAGCTCAAAGCACCGACCGTGGAGCGCAGCAGGTTCCACAACTGATTTGGGGCGGTGGCAAAACGCGACAATCGGATCCCAAACTGCTGACGTTGTTTGAACAGGATCCGGGTAAGGAGTTGACGGCTGCGTCGTTGATCCTTCCTCCCGACGAGCTGAACGGAGGCGGCGGATCGTCGGCACGCTCGGGCAGGGTTCGCGGGTTGCTGCGGCGGCAACAGGTCACGTTGGCTTCGAATCGGATCGCCGGCGGGGATGCGCAGTCGACCGAGGGGGCGGACGCGACGGGGGGTGACAACGCGAAAGCCGGCGGTGACGACGGCAGTGACGGCCAGCCCGCTGACGGAGGCGACGGCAGCGTTTCGGCCACCGATGGTTCAGCCGATCCCGCCGCGGGAGACTCTGCAGGCGGAGCTGAAAACGCTGACAAGCCTGGCGCGGCGGGCGATGCGAAATCAAACCCATCGGACGCGGACGAGACGGTCAAGGCCAAGCAACTGCTCACCAAGGCGTGGCGACTGCGCGATGCAGCATCCTTGGCTTGGTCGGCGGCCGATCCGAGTTTGAGTCCGGTGGAGAATCAACCGCACTTGTGGCGCGAACTGCAAGCCGAATTGTTGGCTTTTGAACAGCAGCTTCATGGCGGCAAGGGATACGACCCGGCGAAGATTGAAACCACACTCGCAGACTCCTTTCCCACCAAGGCAGCGGCCGATCCGGCGGCCGCCCCGAAAGCAGCCGCAGCGAAGGCAGCGCCGCCGCTGGCATCGCTGTTTGGTCGCGCATCCCGCGACACCGTTTCCCTCTTGGCGGTCCTTGAACCGGATCAGACGCATAGCCTGGCCCTGGCACAATCGGCAGCACTGCTTCGCGGCCAACCGTTGGACATCGATGTAACGGGATTACAGGCGGCACTGGATCAGAACACGCGAGACGCTTTTGACGAGTGGTTGAAAACCGGTTTGCGTCCTGAGTTTTCTGGCACCGTTGAGATGACGTTTATCAAACGCTTGGCCGACGCGCCGGATCTGGATTGGGATTTGGTTCGAATCGCAGCATTGACGTGTTTGGCGGGAGAGCGAGTCGCGGCACTGGATCTGTTGTCACCGGGCTGGATGCGCGTGGACGTCGAGCGGGCCGACCAGTTCCGTTTTTTTGCCGAACAGCTGGTGTTTGACCAAGTCGGTTTGCAGTGGCAACAGCGTTGCCGGACATTGTTCGAAGATGCCGGAACAATCTACGCGGCGGCGGAGCTTGCATTTGTGGACGTCCGTCGGGCCGAACGCGCGTTGGAAGTCCTGCTTGCCAAGCTGCCCTCCTTCATGCATTGGCAACGCCTGTCTCGGTTTGTGCCCGAACAACGATCGGTGATCTACGACGACCTTTCGACGCTGCTGGAACTGTCCAACGAGCTTTCCCGACTGTTGGATCAACCGGGACGGTCGAATGTGGCAACGATGTCGAAGGTGCGTGAGCAATTGGAATCGGTTCAGTCGCGCATTGAAGCGGCCTGTGGTGATGTTTCGGCAGAGCGACTGCTGGCCCAGACGCCGACGCCGGGCGACTCCTATCAGGCGGATTTGTTGCTGCAGACGCCTCTGTTGAGTTCAGGGCTGCGGAATGATTTGTTGGCCGCCATGGATCAGCGAGACCGCCAATTGGCATCCAACTACGACTTGGCCAACGTCACGATGGACGACGTGTCGGCCATGCCACTGGGCGATGCAAGTCGAGTGCCCTCGGCGGAAGACTGGCGGTTTCTGTTCGAACAGGCTCAATTGGAATCGCAATACGTGGGCCTGTCTCACGTCGAGGGTGTGAAAGCGGACGAGTTTGCCGCAATCACGGCGGCGCGGGAAGTCGACGCGGCATTTGAAGCGTTGGAACGCGTCTACCGGGCGATGGCCGTGGACGAAGCAACGGACGTCTCGGAACTTTGGGACCGTCAATTAAAATTCGGTGCCGCGCTGCAATCGTTTTTCCGCTCGGCGGCGGACGTCGACAGCGCCATGTCACCCTGCGCCACGTCGCCGGCGGCATCACGCATGGCGATCCGATTGTTGCGGATGCTCGATCCGCGTGACGCGTGGCAGTTGGACAACGTGGACGTGAACTCGCTGTCCTTGACGACAAAACTGCGCTCGACCATCCGGTGGCAAGCCGAACGTCTGGAACAGATGTCGACCTACCGCGATGGAAACCGATCGGCAACGTTCGCCGGCTGGGCGGATCATTATCGAACCCAATCCGAACGGCTCTGCCGCGTCTCAGCCCCGACCACCCATCCGACGCGAATCAAGATCACCGCGCCGACGACGGTCGACCTGCAATACGGCGACTGGCAGCAGGTGGTCCTCGGTCTTGAGAACCCCAGTGACCGTGAGGTTTCGGTCACCGTCTCATTGGAATACGAACGTCAATTGGTCGACGTGATCAACGTTGTCTCCGCTGAATCGAACGGTTCGACGGCGAACGGCGAATCGATTCGGCCAGAATTTTTTGACACTCCGTCACAATTCGGCACGTGGAGATCGAAGCCGATCACCATCGCGGCAACGGGTTCGGTGACATTGCCGATGAAGATCGTCCGGCGTGACGAAGCGTCGGAGACGACCAAGCTGGTGGTGGACGTGTACGAGCCTTCCCAGTTGACGCGTGCGGAATCGAAGCCGCCCGTCTTGCTGACCCGGCGGACGCTGGACGTGATGTTGCCCGTCGCCGAAGTCTACGTCCGGCGCGGGGCGGCGTCGTTTGTTTCCGACGTCGGGGGAGTGGAACTGTTGCCGCACCCCAATCGGCTGGAAAAATTTCGGTTCGGCGTGGTCAATCATGCGTCGCGAACCAAACAGATTTCGATGCGTTGTTATGCCTTGGGTCAACCGTTGATCGGCCCGCTGCCATCGGACCCAAGCAAGTTGTTGGTCGGTGCGTTGCCGCTGGCAAGTTTTGACGTGAGCGTTCCCGGCGACGGCCGACCGACGTTCCCCAGCCCCGGGGAAGCGGAACCGGCCGATGACCAAGAAGCCGATGGGAAAGACGCCCCACCGAAGCAGGACGAAGCGGCCAAGGAAGAGGAAGCCAAACCGATCGAGTCGACCGACATGCCCCACGGGATGCTGGTCGAGCTGAGTGATCGCGACAGTGGACAATCGACGTTCCGTCACGTCCGCTTTGCGATCCAGCGGCCTCGTCGATTCGTCTCCCCGCGCGTCGGCTTTGACACCAAGAAGCAGCAGATCACGGTGGAAGTCAGCGCGGTTGATCCGACTCGGTTGCCCGAAGGCGCTCCGGTCCGCGTCGAGTGCCGGTTGGCCGACGACCGCAGCGGCCGCACGAGGGGAAAGCTGCAAGGGATGATCAGCCGTGCGAGCCCGACGACAAATCTGTTCATTGCGACGACGACACCGCCGCCGAATGTCGCGCGGGTCTACATCGACGTCGACGGTTATCCGCGGTCGTTTATCTTTGATGTCCCGTGTGGCAAGCACCTGACGAATGTCCCCGAGGTCACCGATTCGGTCGATCTGCGAATGACGACGTCGTCAAAAGGCGGGATTCTGGGGGCGACGAAATCGATCCCCGTCGCGGTCCAAATCGACGCGCCCGTTGGATCGTTTGAAAACGGGCAAGATCACCTGAATTTGGGAATCGATCTGGACGGGTCGGGCGTGCCCCATCCCGAGGACAGTGTTCGGCTGGCGACCGACCGCGGCGTGATGATCGGTTTTGTCAAATCGACGCCCGACGGGACGGTGGAACTGACCAATGTTGTGTCGGACCACTTGATCGATCTGCCGTCGGAGCGACTGGAGAACCTGCTGATCGATGTCGCGGCCAGTTTGACCATCAATGACAACCTCCAATCGTTCCGCAAGATTGAGTTGCTGATCGACACCGCTCCGCCGGTGGTCGGTCCGGTCACGCGAACCGACGGTTTGAGTTTTGCGGCGGTCAATAGCCAAGTCGACCTGGAGGTTTGGGCTTGGGACGAGGGGTCGGACGTGACGAAGGTGCAGGCAGCGTTTGACGTCGATGGAAGCGGCGAGTTTCCCGCCGCGGGAAACATCTTTACCGCTTCACGGACCTCCGATCGTCAGTGGATTTTGACCGTCGACGCGGGAGCCGACGCCGGCAAGCAATCGTTGCTGGTGCGGGGCGTGGATCGTGTCGGGAACGAAAGTGATCCGGTGACGGTCGAAATGGAGGTCGTTTCGCCGACCGAGAGCAGCAAACGGGTCAAACAGCAAACGGTGACTCTGTTGGGGACGGTTCAGTTCCGAGAGAACAACGTGGCGGACGCGGAAGTGGTTTTGACAGCCGTTCCGGAAGACCCTGCAGTGGCCCCGGATGCAGTGGCCCCGGATGCCGCCCCGGCGTCGCCGTCGGGGGTCTCGGTCCGATCGACCGAGAGTGGTGCGTACGTGATTGCCGGGGTTTCGCCGGGCAGTTATCGGTTGGCCGCACGCGCGGTGATCCGCAATCGCGTCCATCGTATTGAGCAAGACGTCGAAGTCACGGTCGGCCCGGAGCGGACGATGCGGGTGGATGTGACGCTGCCGTAG
- a CDS encoding endonuclease domain-containing protein, giving the protein MLRNRRCRNQKFRREYPIKPYTVDFCCVDLKLIIEVDGKQHQTDEGRQYDQRRDQYLPSEGTKSCRSRVARPCKIQLRCGTRSNMQLMHFCSTLPPHPQPFSPTTRASTTRSRRGGEGSQNERVRSHRTEKTRFLRAVGCIDLSEFANSVRRTLLKNSVQIRENCSEEMNLQRIPAAGGLLSVSRDRLRYRSEIASWTRERVR; this is encoded by the coding sequence ATGTTGCGCAATCGCCGTTGTCGAAATCAGAAGTTTCGGCGCGAATACCCGATTAAACCGTACACCGTTGATTTCTGTTGTGTGGACTTGAAGTTGATCATTGAGGTCGATGGCAAGCAACATCAGACGGATGAGGGCCGTCAGTATGATCAGCGCCGCGACCAGTATTTGCCGAGCGAGGGTACCAAGTCGTGCAGATCCCGGGTTGCGAGGCCTTGCAAAATCCAGTTGCGGTGCGGCACCAGATCGAACATGCAATTGATGCACTTCTGTAGTACATTGCCCCCTCATCCCCAGCCCTTCTCCCCCACGACGAGAGCGAGCACCACTCGCTCTCGCCGCGGGGGAGAAGGGAGCCAGAATGAAAGAGTGCGATCGCACCGAACAGAGAAAACGCGATTTCTTCGCGCAGTCGGTTGCATCGACCTCTCGGAGTTCGCGAATTCGGTTCGACGCACACTTCTCAAGAACTCCGTCCAGATTCGGGAAAACTGCAGCGAAGAAATGAATCTCCAGAGGATTCCTGCAGCGGGCGGCCTGCTTTCAGTCTCGCGGGATCGCCTACGATATAGATCCGAAATCGCTTCTTGGACCCGCGAACGAGTGCGGTAG
- a CDS encoding metallophosphoesterase family protein gives MKLGIITDIHEHVECLRAVLDELAGQVDQVVMVGDVVETGERIEETCQLLSDAGVIGVWGNHDFGLCCDVSVETRETFSHDVLQYMGSLKPRLEIGDCLFSHIEPWLDPHVLEDLWFFGGLPTEGERLDRIFGAVRNRLIFAGHYHRWMLASPTTISDWNGESSIQLGDGRHFVVVNALFAGHYAVLDTETYELMPGRTASPRLPRNSNHR, from the coding sequence ATGAAACTTGGCATTATCACTGACATTCATGAACACGTCGAATGCTTGCGAGCCGTATTGGACGAGTTGGCCGGACAGGTTGACCAAGTAGTGATGGTGGGCGACGTCGTTGAGACAGGCGAGCGAATCGAAGAAACGTGCCAGTTGCTTTCCGATGCGGGTGTGATCGGTGTCTGGGGCAATCACGACTTCGGACTTTGCTGCGACGTCAGCGTAGAAACTCGCGAGACGTTCAGTCACGACGTCCTTCAGTACATGGGGTCACTAAAGCCGCGACTGGAGATTGGCGACTGTCTTTTCTCCCATATCGAACCTTGGCTCGATCCCCACGTACTGGAAGACCTTTGGTTCTTCGGCGGCCTGCCGACAGAGGGTGAGCGTTTGGACCGCATTTTCGGCGCAGTCCGCAATCGGCTGATCTTTGCCGGTCACTACCACCGGTGGATGCTCGCCTCGCCCACGACAATCTCTGATTGGAATGGAGAATCGTCCATTCAGCTCGGCGATGGACGCCACTTTGTGGTGGTGAACGCGTTGTTTGCCGGACATTACGCCGTTCTGGACACGGAAACCTACGAGCTGATGCCAGGGCGTACAGCCTCACCGCGGCTCCCTCGAAACTCAAACCATCGTTAG
- the istB gene encoding IS21-like element helper ATPase IstB, protein MTNYLTRLTRRVQTMNQSTTRKPQSKKTESSIRQPPKTPPTRTSNERTEERLKEQFRSLRLPMFRDQFQATADRAAAEDLSHVQYLSELAELECQARNESRIKRLMTNSRLPLGKTWETFNFDRLPLSVTRQLESLREGSFLDRRENVLIFGQPGAGKSHALCALANQLVQQGRSMLLTTCSLLVQQLLIAKRDLRLQKYIKQLSRFEGLMIDDLGYVQQNREEMEVLFTLLAERYERGSVLLTSNLAFSKWDQIFKDAMTTAAAIDRLVHHSVIIELNVPSYRVETAKKTKSAGRSAKASQ, encoded by the coding sequence ATGACGAATTATTTGACACGTTTGACAAGGAGAGTCCAAACGATGAATCAATCAACCACACGAAAGCCCCAATCGAAAAAGACCGAATCGTCGATACGGCAGCCTCCCAAGACCCCGCCCACGAGGACGAGCAACGAACGGACCGAGGAGCGGCTGAAGGAGCAGTTTCGCAGCTTGCGTCTGCCGATGTTTCGCGACCAGTTTCAAGCGACGGCCGACCGAGCAGCCGCGGAGGATCTCAGCCATGTTCAATACTTATCGGAACTGGCGGAACTGGAATGCCAGGCCCGCAACGAGAGTCGGATCAAGCGTCTAATGACCAACTCACGTCTTCCGCTGGGCAAGACATGGGAGACGTTCAACTTCGATCGCTTGCCATTGTCAGTGACACGACAACTGGAGAGTCTTCGGGAGGGATCGTTCTTGGATCGTCGGGAGAACGTACTGATTTTCGGTCAGCCCGGTGCGGGGAAGAGTCACGCGCTTTGTGCCTTGGCGAATCAACTCGTCCAGCAAGGCCGGAGCATGCTTCTGACAACGTGCAGCTTGCTGGTGCAACAGTTGCTGATCGCAAAGCGGGATCTTCGCCTGCAGAAGTACATCAAGCAACTGTCTCGTTTCGAGGGCCTGATGATCGACGACCTGGGTTACGTGCAGCAGAATCGAGAAGAGATGGAGGTGCTGTTCACGCTGCTGGCGGAACGTTACGAGAGAGGGAGTGTTCTGTTGACGAGCAACTTGGCGTTCAGCAAGTGGGACCAGATCTTCAAAGATGCGATGACGACGGCGGCGGCGATCGATCGCTTGGTTCACCACAGCGTGATCATCGAGTTGAACGTGCCAAGCTATCGCGTGGAAACAGCCAAGAAAACGAAGTCAGCTGGACGGTCAGCAAAGGCCTCTCAATAA
- a CDS encoding methyltransferase regulatory domain-containing protein, with amino-acid sequence MSSESTQPFSYDEFPYASYPYASSHPRNLAALAQLFALQPADVSRCRVLEIGCAAGGNLIPMAARFPESQFLGLDASKRQIDEGRPVIEALSLTNITLRHQDILEFDSSEGKFDFIICHGVYSWVPPEVQAKILSVCRHHLAENGVAYISYNTYPGWYLRRGVREMMSYHASGFDDTQTKIDQSRALVDFLVSAVQSNHDAYEKLLHEELSIVRASEDSYIYHEHLEDYNEPLFFHQFVSRAEENDLRFMCEAQFASMIPNEYGDETRGTLSKIAPGLVQMEQYLDFLRNRKFRQTLLCHREAQPNRAIGPARLKHLYVNSPLAEQESEDADASANTRVFEHASGRTLTVGNPVQIEAFRHLASIWPSDVSIDALADIARDAVPAEQRPGVEECRDELYETFLELYSSGLVALYAAPSGCSVEISATPGTSDLIRHQAEQGGRVTNLRHESVHLDDFEREIIKRLDGVATIDQIAAGLLEFGVAIQVESPDAESPDPETELQPVTPTQEQLRAVVEQKLKRFAHTGLLTP; translated from the coding sequence ATGTCCTCCGAATCCACGCAACCCTTCAGCTACGACGAGTTTCCCTACGCCAGCTATCCGTACGCCAGCAGTCACCCGCGCAACCTGGCCGCTTTGGCACAGCTGTTCGCGCTGCAGCCGGCAGACGTTTCGCGGTGTCGCGTCTTGGAGATCGGATGTGCCGCCGGAGGCAACTTGATCCCGATGGCGGCCCGGTTTCCCGAGTCACAGTTTCTCGGCTTGGACGCGTCGAAGCGTCAGATCGACGAAGGCCGACCGGTCATTGAGGCTTTGTCGCTGACCAACATCACGCTCCGTCATCAAGACATTCTCGAATTTGATTCCTCCGAAGGCAAATTTGATTTCATTATCTGTCACGGAGTCTATTCGTGGGTACCGCCGGAAGTTCAAGCAAAGATCTTGTCCGTCTGCCGCCACCATCTCGCCGAAAACGGAGTGGCGTACATCAGCTACAACACCTACCCGGGCTGGTACCTGCGGCGTGGCGTGCGTGAAATGATGAGCTATCACGCGTCGGGGTTCGACGACACGCAAACCAAGATCGATCAGTCGCGCGCCTTGGTCGATTTTCTCGTCTCCGCCGTCCAGTCGAATCACGACGCTTATGAAAAACTGTTGCACGAAGAACTGAGCATCGTGCGGGCCAGCGAAGACAGCTACATCTACCATGAGCATCTCGAAGACTACAACGAACCGCTCTTCTTTCACCAATTCGTTTCCCGCGCCGAGGAGAATGATTTGCGTTTCATGTGCGAAGCCCAATTCGCCAGCATGATTCCCAACGAGTACGGAGACGAGACGCGTGGGACGTTGTCGAAGATTGCGCCGGGTTTGGTTCAGATGGAGCAGTATTTGGACTTTCTTCGCAACCGAAAGTTTCGGCAGACGCTGCTTTGCCATCGCGAAGCCCAGCCCAACCGAGCGATCGGACCGGCGCGGTTAAAGCACTTGTATGTCAATTCGCCCTTAGCCGAACAAGAGTCCGAAGACGCGGACGCATCAGCCAACACACGCGTCTTCGAACACGCCTCGGGCCGCACATTGACCGTCGGCAATCCGGTCCAAATCGAAGCCTTCCGCCATCTCGCATCGATCTGGCCATCCGACGTTTCGATCGATGCCCTGGCCGACATCGCTCGCGACGCCGTGCCGGCCGAGCAACGTCCCGGTGTCGAAGAGTGTCGTGATGAGTTGTACGAGACGTTTTTGGAATTGTATTCGTCCGGCCTCGTCGCGCTCTACGCCGCGCCGTCCGGTTGCAGCGTCGAAATCAGCGCGACGCCGGGCACGTCCGATCTGATCCGCCATCAAGCCGAACAGGGCGGTCGGGTGACCAATCTGCGGCACGAATCGGTCCACCTGGATGACTTCGAACGCGAGATCATCAAACGTTTGGACGGCGTCGCGACAATCGATCAGATCGCCGCCGGACTGCTCGAATTCGGGGTCGCGATCCAGGTGGAGTCGCCGGACGCAGAATCCCCCGATCCGGAAACCGAACTCCAGCCGGTCACCCCCACCCAAGAGCAACTCCGAGCCGTCGTCGAGCAGAAGCTGAAACGATTCGCCCACACCGGACTCCTCACCCCATAG
- a CDS encoding TIGR02452 family protein has protein sequence MAAARKQALDIAPEAAARLGWSAVEAARIGFYVNQAGEQIDWRGAVETARIAKTSITPDDPLPTPDEVTFGVTEVQVTNETTLMAARRFVESGLEPLVLNFANGVQPGGGFLYGARAQEEVLCRSSALFETLVDDPMYEHHWDRERPDSTDWAIHSPGVPVFRDDDGTELSDFWLVDFLTCAAPYAPDVGQPRSAELLQKRIIRVLAIARAFRYRSLVLGAWGCGAFGNDTRRTAGNFREALENEFCGAFSDVVFAITDWSPERKTLGPFLDVFEG, from the coding sequence ATGGCCGCAGCGCGTAAGCAAGCATTGGATATTGCTCCAGAAGCTGCGGCACGACTCGGATGGTCTGCTGTGGAAGCTGCCCGCATCGGATTCTACGTGAATCAAGCTGGTGAGCAAATCGACTGGCGAGGAGCCGTGGAAACTGCGCGGATCGCGAAGACGAGTATCACGCCGGACGATCCCCTGCCGACGCCAGATGAAGTCACGTTTGGGGTTACCGAAGTTCAAGTCACAAACGAGACGACGCTAATGGCCGCGCGTCGATTCGTCGAGAGTGGGCTAGAGCCATTGGTATTGAACTTTGCGAACGGTGTCCAGCCTGGAGGCGGATTTCTTTACGGGGCGCGTGCTCAAGAAGAGGTGCTTTGCAGGTCCAGTGCTCTGTTTGAAACGCTTGTGGACGACCCGATGTACGAGCATCATTGGGACAGAGAGCGTCCCGATTCCACCGACTGGGCAATCCACTCCCCAGGGGTGCCCGTGTTTCGTGATGACGACGGCACGGAACTCAGCGACTTCTGGCTCGTCGATTTTCTGACCTGTGCGGCGCCCTACGCGCCGGATGTCGGTCAGCCAAGATCCGCTGAACTGTTACAAAAACGGATCATTCGAGTCTTGGCGATCGCTAGGGCCTTTCGCTATCGCTCGCTCGTTCTCGGTGCTTGGGGCTGCGGTGCGTTTGGGAATGACACGCGTCGTACCGCCGGCAATTTCCGTGAAGCCCTGGAGAATGAATTTTGCGGTGCCTTCTCAGATGTTGTGTTTGCAATCACCGACTGGTCGCCAGAAAGAAAAACACTCGGGCCGTTTCTTGATGTATTCGAAGGTTGA